Below is a window of Candidatus Latescibacterota bacterium DNA.
CCCTTAGGCTTGTTCCCGAAAATGTCGCCGCTTCGATCTCCCATATCGAAGAATTATGGGAAAAGAACTTTCCATCCACTCCGTTCAGGTACAGTTTTTTCGACGAGAATTTCGAGAATATATACATAGCCGAAATCCGTCTTGGTAGACTTTTCACTTTCTATACGACTCTGGCCATGATCATTTCTTCCATGGGTCTGCTTGCTATGGTCGCTTATTCCGCCGAGAGAAGGACTCGCGAAGTCGGAGTCAGGAAGGCTCTGGGTGCTTCGGCCGGTAACCTCTTCTACCTTCTTTCAAGCGGATATGTGAAGCTCGTCATTATTGCGACTCTCATTGCCTGGCCCATCGCCTGGTATGCAATGGCACGATGGAATGACAACTTTGCTTTCAGAGCTCCGTTTGCCTGGCAGTTCTACCTACTGGCTGGGGGGCTTGCTCTGCTCCTCTCCATACTGACATCGGTGATTTATACTGCCAGGGTATGCAGGCTCAACCCTGTGGATACGTT
It encodes the following:
- a CDS encoding FtsX-like permease family protein, producing LRLVPENVAASISHIEELWEKNFPSTPFRYSFFDENFENIYIAEIRLGRLFTFYTTLAMIISSMGLLAMVAYSAERRTREVGVRKALGASAGNLFYLLSSGYVKLVIIATLIAWPIAWYAMARWNDNFAFRAPFAWQFYLLAGGLALLLSILTSVIYTARVCRLNPVDTLRQE